A genome region from Vulpes lagopus strain Blue_001 chromosome 7, ASM1834538v1, whole genome shotgun sequence includes the following:
- the LOC121495245 gene encoding LOW QUALITY PROTEIN: uncharacterized protein LOC121495245 (The sequence of the model RefSeq protein was modified relative to this genomic sequence to represent the inferred CDS: inserted 3 bases in 2 codons; deleted 4 bases in 3 codons; substituted 2 bases at 2 genomic stop codons), producing MLHMLEKSRDQDSLLLLDSSPPPYAQPPTPLLEAPTAPSAPSTDSTGVEGQPLASPPLASRLRFRRERGGESEDVRTSQARPLRSDPQALTGLIESILLTHQPTWDNCQQLLQTLLTTEERQRLYLEARENVPRADGRPTQLPNEIEDLFPLVRPTWDYDTAAGREQLRLYRQVLLAGLKGAGRSPTNLAKVRAIVQGKDETPAGFLERLIEGYRMYTPFDPLAEDRQPDVIMSFIGQSALDIRNKLQRLEGLQGYTLQDLVKEAEKVFNKRETLEEREERIRKEQEEREDKRDKRRNKELTRILATVVQGSGQSKSGQSRDLGDKRGPRVERDQCAYCKEKGHWVKDCPRKGQTQEPKKKPIPVLSLEDEDXGCQGQEPRPEPRITLKVGGQPVTFLVDTGAQHSVLTEAKGPLSSKTSWVQGATGGKLYRWTTERMVHLSTGQVTHSFLLVPDCPYPLLGRDLLSKVGAQIHFQQKGATITGAEGQPLQVLTLHLEDEHWLYEDSPPSVQPLDSEWLTNYPQAWVETAGMGLAVNQPPIIINLKPSATPISIRQYSMSKEAKEGIWPHIQRLLQLGILIPCQSPWNTPLLPVKKPGTGDYRPVQDLREVNWRTEDIHPTVPNPYNLLSTLPPSHVWYTVLDIKDAFFCLRLSSQSQPIFAFEWKDPETGFSAQLTWTRLPQGFKNSPTLFDEALHRDLADFRVGHPDLVLLQYVDDLLLAARTEQDCVKGTGALLERLGELGYRASAKKAQIGQRQVTYLGYLLEGGQRWLTESRKKAVALIPAPTNARGLREFLGSAGFCGLWIPGFAELAAPLYPLTKSNTPYHWGKEQQLAFDKIKRALLTAPALSLPDVTKPFTLYVNEHNGIAQGVLTQKLGPWKRPVAYFSKKLDSVAAGWPPCLRIIAAVAVLVKDSDKLTFGQPLTVVAPHAIETVIRQPPDQWLSNARVTHYQAMLLNSERIRFGMATSLNPATLLRETESPSLVMHDCHQILAEVHGTRGDLRDQPMPDAEATWYTDGSSFLRNGECKAGAAVVDGKAVIWASALEPGTSAQRAELIALTQALRKAKDKKVNIYTDSRYAFATAHVHGEIYRRRGLLTSAGKNIKNXEEIQDLFHSLFLLRKLSIIHCPGHQRGNDPVAEGNRMANETARAAALGPQALSLQVPEAVRTPGQLSLDKYGQNMTSKXRSGNTKGRQVLPQQRAKELVTHLHRWTHLGHKKLKTLLRREGQTYYIPKLPSLIQQVTDACVPCARKVNTKHLKMPEGTRIRGERPGTNWEVDFTEIKPGKYGNKYLLVFIDTFSGWTEAFPTKRETAQVVVKXNPGRNFPPVWTAQGNRVGQWPRLRLPGAFLALNRTSPDVTKSC from the exons ATGTTGCATATGCTTGAAAAGTCCA GGGACCAGGACAGTCTCCTTCTCTtggactcctcccctcccccttatgCCCAACCCCCAACGCCCCTCTTGGAGGCCCCTACCGCTCCCTCAGCTCCGTCCACCGACTCTACGGGGGTAGAGGGGCAACCCCTCGCTTCACCCCCGCTCGCCAGTCGCCTCCGCTTTCGACGAGAGCGCGGGGGAGAGTCGGAAGACGTCCGGACCTCCCAGGCACGTCCCCTCCGATCA gacccccaggcgCTAACCGGATTAATTGAGTCAATTCTGTTGAcccaccagccgacctgggataactgccaacagctcctgcagactctcctcaccacggaggagagacagcgccTCTACCTCGAAGCTCGGGAAAACGTCCCcagggcggatgggaggccgacacagctgcctaatgaaattgaggaccttttccccttggttcgcccgacctgggactacgacactgctgctggtagggagcagctccgtctctatcgccaggtactcctagcgggtctcaaaggggcagggcgaagccccaccaatttggcaaaggtacgtgctatagtacagggaaaagatgagacaccggcaggttttctggaaaggtTAATAGAAGGCTACCGCATGTATACTCCCTTTGACCCCTTGGCTGAAGACCGCCAGCCAGATGTAATTATGTCCTTCATTGGACAGTCGGCCTTGGATATTCGTAATAAGTTACAACGGTTGGAGGGACTTCAGGGGTACACCTTACAGGACttagtgaaagaggcagagaaggttTTTAACAAGCGAGAAACcctagaggaaagggaggaaaggatccgtaaagagcaagaggaacgGGAGGATAAGAGAGATAAAAGACGTAATAAAGAGCTGACTAGGATACTGGCCACtgtagtacagggctcagggcagagtaagtcaggacagagtagggacctgggagacaaaagaggaccacgggttgaacgagaccagtgtgcctactgcaaggaaaaaggacattgggttaaagattgcccgaggaagggccaaacgcaggaaCCTAaaaagaagcccattcccgtttTGTCCCTAGAAGATGaagattaggggtgtcagggccaggagccccgccctgagcctcggataacccttaaagtggggggacagccagtgaccttcctggtcgatacgggagctcaacattcagttttaactgaggcaaaaggacccttgagctctaaaaCGTCTTGGGTTCAGGGGGCAACTGGAGGCAAGTTATATCGATGGACAACCGAACGGATggtccacctgagcactgggcaagtaacGCATTCCTTCTtactggtcccagactgcccctacccTCTCCTAGGCAgagaccttctttcaaaagtaggggcCCAGATCCATTTTCAGCAAAAAGGGGCCACTATTACTggcgcagaagggcagcccctccaggtacTGACCTTGCACCTAGAAGATGAACATTGGCTGTACGAGGACTCTCCACCGTCCGTGCAGCCCCTAGattctgaatggctcactaactaccctcaggcctgggtggaaACAGCCGGAATGGGACTAGCTGTAAACCAGCCACCCATAATTATAAACTTAAAACCCTCGGCCACCCCCATATCGATCCggcaatattcaatgagcaaagaggccaaagaaGGCATTTGgccacatatacagagactattacaattggGCATTTTAATACCTTGCCAGTcgccctggaacactcctctATTGCCCGTA AAAAAACCCGGCACAGGAGATTACCGGCCGGTACAAGATTTACGGGAGGTTAACTGGAGGACAGAGGACATACATCCCACCGTGCCgaatccctacaacttactcagcacCTTACCCCCAAGCCATGTCTGGTATACGGTGTTAGAtataaaagatgcattcttttgcctaaggttaagctctcaaagccagcctatttttgcctttgaatggaaagatcctgagacgggattctcagcacaactcacttggacaaggctgccacagggattcaaaaactcccccacttTGTTCGACGAAGCCTTGCATCGGGACTTGGCAGatttccgagttggccatccggacctcgtcctcctgcagtacgtggatgatttgctcctgGCGGCTaggacagaacaggattgtgtaaaaggtacgggggccctgcttgAGAGACTGGGAgaactggggtatagggcctccgccaaaaaggcccaaataggccagagacaagtgacctatctgggatatcttctggaaggaggccagaggtggctgacggagagccgcaaaaaggctgtagccctgatcccagcacccactaatgccagagggctacgagagttcctcggcagtgctgggttctgcggcctctggatacccgggtttgcagagctggcggctcccctatatcctctcacaaaatccaacaccccctaccactggggaaaggaacaacaattggcttttgacaaaataaaaagggccttattgaccgcccctgccctgagcctcccagatgtaaccaagccatttacGCTATATGTTAATGAACATAATGGAATAGCccaaggggtcctaactcagaaactgggaccctggaaaaggcccgtggcatacttttcaaaaaaattagacagcgtggctgcaggatggcccccatgtctccgaataatagcggctgtggcagtcctggtaaaagactcagacaAGTTGACTTTcggccaacccctcactgtggtggccccccatgccatagagacagtcatccgccagccccctgatcaatggctctcaaacgctcgggtcacccattatcaggccatgttactgaattctgagcggatacggttcggaatGGCTACAtctctaaacccggccaccttgcttcgagaaaccgagtccccctccctagtaatgcatgattgccaccagatcctagctgaagtccatggcaccagaggggacttgaggGACCAGCctatgccagatgctgaagcaacctggtacaccgatgggagtagctttctacgaaatggtgagtGTAAAGCC GGGGCAGCCGTGGTAGATGGGAAAGCTGTCATTTGGGCCAGTGCCCTAGAGCCTGGGACTTCAGCTCAAAGGGCAGAGCTtatagccctaactcaggccctaagaaaggctaaggacaaaaaggtcaacatttatactgacagCAGATATGCTTTTGCAACTGCTcatgttcatggagaaatataccgTAGAAGGGGTCTCCTAACCTCAGCAggtaaaaacatcaaaaa agaagaaatacaagATCTTTTCCATTCCCTCTTTCTGCTGAGAAAACTGAGTATAattcactgtcctgggcatcagcgaggcaatgACCCAGTAgctgaggggaacaggatggccaatgaaacagcacgggccgctgctCTAGGCCCACAGGCCCTCTCCCTACAAGTACCAGAGGCTGTCCGGACACCGGGGCAACTCTCTCTCGA CAAATACGGGCAAAATATGACGAGCAAATGAAGGTCTGGAAACACCAAGGGAAGACAGGTCCTGCCCCAGCAAAGGGCCAAAGAACTGGTGACTCACCTCCACCGATGGACTCACCTcggacacaaaaaattaaaaacactcctcCGGAGAGAAGGTCAGACCTATTACATTCCCAAACTCCCCTCCCTGATCCAACAGGTAACCGACGCTTGTGTACCTTGTGCT AGAAAGGTAAATACCAAACACCTCAAGATGCCTGAGGGAACCAGGATAAGGGGAGAAAGACCCGGAACTAATTGGGAAGTAGACTTCACCGAGATCAAGCCAGGTAAATATGGTAACAAGTACCTCCTAGTGTTTATAGATACCTTTTCAGgctggacagaagccttccccaccaagcGAGAAAccgcccaggtggttgtca aaaatcctggaagaaattttcccccggtttggactgcccaaggcaATAGGGTCGGACAatggccccgccttcgtctcccag GGGCATTCCTGGCCCTTAATCGAACCAGCCCCGATGTAACTAAATCCTGCTAG